A segment of the Arachis hypogaea cultivar Tifrunner chromosome 5, arahy.Tifrunner.gnm2.J5K5, whole genome shotgun sequence genome:
GAGCGCCAGTGAGAGAGAGAGCTCGAGGATGAGAGGAAACGCGATGGAGGAGAGAAAAAGGAGGTGCTCCGTCGCCGCTGAAGCTCCACCACCACTGCTAGGGCTTGTTTAAGTTGCCGTTCTACCACCGTCGGGCTTCTGTGCCCCCGCTGAGGAGCTCGAAGGGAGGAAGGAGGGATGTATCGCCACCTTCGTGCTCTGTCGCGGCGTTGCCGTCGATTGGAGCTCGCCGCTGAGCTGCTGCACCGTCTCCAAGCCGTTACGTCGCCGCTCATCTCTTCACTGTCACTGCTCAACACCATCGTCGTATCCTCTGTCACCAGGTGAGTATTCTCTATTCTGTATCCTCTCTTTCTTGCTCATTCTCTAACTCGCTCTCACTTTGTAGTTCGAAGGTGTGTATGATTTTGATAGTGATGATGAACTGCAATGGCTAATTGAGATACAGAAGGTATGTATCAATTTTCAATTGGTTCTGTGAATTTTTGGGGGTTTTGGGTTCTAATTTTAGGTTTTCTAATTTTGGGGGTTTCGCCTTCTGATTCTCAATTTGTTATGATTCCTTTCTGTGTTTGGCATAAACGAAAGCAATAGGTGCTGGAAATTTCATACGTGCGTGCTAAACTAGGGAAATCATTCTGTAGGAAAGTGTCGAGCTGCAGGAGTTTTCATTGGGTTCATGCCCTCCTAGTATGGGTCTTCAAGGGATGCGTTGGTCAACTATTGTTGATCAGGTTTTACTTCCTTCACATTTCAATATTATAACCTGAAAAATAGtagttttagatattttattaagaatatttgaCATGATTATGTTTTAATTCATGATATCCCTATATCATGAATTATTTTTCCACATGGTTTGAGCTAAAGTTGTTCCTGTGAAATCACATGAATGAATTTTTATCCTAAATCTTGATGGTTCTAAGTAAATGAATTGCTCAAGTTTCCAACTGCACTTTGCCATCTTCAATGAGTAATCAACATTATGTTCCATTTTAGTTTTCTTTTGCACCATCTTTTAAGTGATCCATCTCTACTAGTCCTAGAAGCTGTGCATTCTTTTATACATTGAGAGGGGTTTGTTCTTGTTTGAGATTTAATGTGTTGAATCTGAGGTATATGCACACGATTGACATTTTTTTATGTACTTGGAATTAATCGAAATCCTCTTGAACTTGTTGCAGTATTCAGGTGGTTGCACGAAATGGCTAAAATCCACATCGCCATCATCTTATTGGGGCTCTGCCTAGTATGCAATTCGGCAGGTTTTGATTCAGACACAAATGAAATGAGCATTTTCTTGGTATTTCACAGTGAGTCCTAAAACTGGGTTTAGATTGGGACACAAATGAAATGAGTATTTTGATGTTTGCTAAGCTTGCAAAGCCATTGATCGGAACTGTTGGGATTGTGATTAATAGTCTTCATATCAAGGTTGATGTGTGTAAAAGCAATGTCcacattttgaattttgaagaagcaaatttagagaaaaagaaaacatgtggATATCTTATCTTTACTTCTGGGGCTATGAACTATTGAACTGATTTTCATGCATTAATTAAAAACATGGTTTGGTACTTCatctttttgttattaaaattcatATTCATTTTGCAGCTTCTATTTACACCAATCCTGGATGGAAAAGCACTTTTGTATTCATTTGTATCCTGAATGGCCTGGTGTTTCTTCTTGGCTGGTATGTTTCTAGTACGtttgatttaatataattgttgtaagaaaaataataaaatttgagttGTGCTATTTTCCATAAAAGACTTCTGTTTGCGGTGCTTTTGTAAAAAGAATATGAACTTCGGTTTTGATGCAACTCTTAGAAATTGTAATGCATTATGGATTATGAAGCTGATTCTATGTAAATGGATATCAGCTTGATGCCTTTCTTGTAATCAtgcttattttgaatttaaatttttggagggaaagctTTTTGTGAGAGCCATTCAAGAGCTATGGCAGTGGTGGTCGCGGTTATTGCGCGTGGTGGTGGATACAGAGGAGGAAGAGGCGGTGGTGATGGTGCTTGCTACAGCTGCGGTGGTAGGTACAACGGCGGAGGCGGTGGTGGAAGCTATAACAACTGTGGGTATTCTGGGCTTTTGCAAGGGACTGCCCAACAAGCTCTCGCTGAAAAATGTAAGTATACAGCTTTAATTTCTCTGATCATTATGTTGTGTTTGAAAAATAGTGGTTTTGCAGAATCTTGTGTCTTTCAAGTaggattgattgaaaatttttggtacctttttggttaaaaaatgatgttaaaactGAATTTTTGGTTAATTGTAATGATTTTAAAACTGAATTTTAAGATTGAGAAAGTGACTCGTAGAGCACAGGAGCAATTTCAGATGGTTTTAGAGGAGAAAAGCAGGTTATCTCTCtttgtttttatctttattttcttattatttatgttttattttctgtCTTTAATCTTTTTGTTACTTTGAATATATTGGGTACTGGATTAGAGTAGccataaataagaagaaaataacatGAAGCTAGGATAAAAGATAAGATGCACAATAATTTCTGTACGTGTGTTATTCCCAAACATAATATGAAAATTGCACGGAGTATTAGAGACATATTCTCCTGTGTCCTGATCAAATTCTTTATTGCCTCTAACAAGAATTTCCAGGGTAGGGATCTTCTTGAACCACATTTCATGAGATGTGTAGTTTAATGCAGTTATTGTGCCCCAAGGGGAAATTTTCCACTAGTTTTAAGCAGATGAACAAACTTCGAATATCTTATTAAATTTTTCGGTTAACTTAGAAAGGCATAGAAGGCTCATTTACAGATTCCtgtttcttgttgatctttcagATTTGTATTCGATGTTGATCTTGATTCTCCAATAGTTAGAATTCCTCTCAGATCTCATGGTTCAACCAGATGTGATAGTCATTTTCTTTTGGACTTTGGTCAATTTACACTACACACTGCGGTATGCTGCTTGAGCTGTGGGGAATTGAGTTGCACTTTTAAGCTGTGGGGAATTGAGTTGCACTTTTGTTGTTTGGCCTTTTTATTGACAACGTTGTTTGGCCTTCTCTTGTATGATTTGGTGTTTTTACAGGAAAGCCAGTCTGATAAGCAGAGGCATAATCTTTATTCTCGATTTTACATACCAGGACGTGATTTTGCTGCCTTTTTTACGGACTGTGGCTCTGATTTTGGGAGTTGCAGTTTGGTTAAACCAACTCATGAAAGTCAAATAATAAGCTCACCACGGGCCAAAGAAGCTGATAATGTGTATTCTGTCATTGATAGGTGTGGAATGGCAGTACTTGTTAATCAGGTTTGTCTGTCGTGTACTTATCAAAACTGTACTACAATAATGATCTGCATCGCATTTTTGTTGAGCATAATTTGTCCTTATCCTGTTTGTGCCTCTGGTTTTCTGAAGATTAAAGTGCCTCATCCAAGTTACCCATCGACATGTATATCCATTCAAGTGCCAAATCTTTGATGGTAGAATCCTAGTTTCGAAGGTACTTCTGCAAACCTTTTAAAAATGTTTCCGTTAGCGATTATATTTGAGGTAATAACTTTTTTCGTTAAATCAGAAACCTAAATAGCCCTTATCTTACAGGGAATTGGGAATTCAGTTGCTACGTGGCAAACATGTTTTCTAGTGCTTTCGGGGTCATATCTTTATGTATTTGAAACTGCAGAGTCTCAGAGTTACCAGCGATACCTAAGGTTTTAAACCCAACCCTCCTCCTCCTTTCCTGTTTTAGAACTTTGATATTATTTCCTATTTTAAATTGAAGAGAAGAGAATAAGGAAACATTTATATGGAGAGTGAAATATAGAAATATACTCCAAAGTAGGATGGCCAGTCCATTTGCATGTCCGAAATGGGAACTTCGTTAAAAGTTCAAACAATCATGATGCAGTAATGTAAAGAGGACAGTTACTGATGAGAGAGGCATCCTGGTTTATATTGGCATTTTTTTCTCTTTGAAAATGCATCAAGTGGTTTATTTTAAACTGCTTTGTCCTTAGGGAAATTAAAGGCGAAACACCCCATGAAAGTCTCAATGTTGAAAACTAATTAAGTATATCTGaacaattaatttatattttatatctgaATTTTTGCCttgttaaatataattattttaattttttatttttataattgcaAATGTTATTataaatgtttttttaattatttttctatataattatgcaggataatattgaggatgataatgaagATTAATCTGTTTATGattgtggtttattggctaagatGGAGTAGTGTTCGGAATGAATATATGTATCGTtgactaataatttttattagaagatatttatgtaggatataatattttaatttagtttttcgtagagtattagtagtaaattctaagtgatCTCATGCTTTTTTTGATAAAGCTATGcttaatttagtgtgagatgtatgaatattcaAAATTAACTTCTATTCTAGTATTTTTGGATCATTGTAAATATATATTGTTTGCAGATAATTTGTTATTTagagaaattatttagtataattatatatttattttattttgtaatattcaactcatttaaataaaaatgcagaattattaGCTAtagtgtgcaaaaaaaaaaaaacaagatctaaggctacacttatttacagtagctatagtatatataaaaaaaaagagggacctaaggctacgcttataaaaagtagctataaaatacaatgtggctacgctttacgagtgatgcagtagcgttgaaaagcgtagcctattctagaaaaatgaaagttgaaaagcgtagcctttggtcctagatagcatcacttgaaaagcgtagcctattcccaaacgtcaaaagcgtagcccttggtgcagaaaagcgtagcctttgagaataggcaacggccgaataggaatcactccaaaaagcgtagccgtagcccaaaaagcatagccgtagcctaaggcatcatttttttcacttttggctacacttttcaagtgtacctgaatgggtgtttttcttgtagtgacgcaccctgtcacggcacggctatccagctgttggttctcgatcatgtcggaatagaatccagtgattcttttgcgtctatcactaacgccccacaatcgcgagtttgaagctcgtcacagtcattcaatcattgaatcctactcagaataccacagacaaggtttagaccttccggattctcttgaatgccgccatcaattctagcttataccacgaagattctgattaaggaatccaagagatatctactcaatctaaggtagaacggaggtggttgccaggcacgcgttcatagttgagaatatgatgagtgtcacagatcatcacattcatccgggttaagaacaagtgatatcttagaacggaagcgagcatgattgaataagaaacagtagtaattgcattaatccatcaagacacagcagagctcctcacccccaaccatggggtttagagactcatgccataggaaGTACaccaagaaacgtgtaaagtgtcatgaggtacagatacaatgtcaaaagatcctattaatagtaagctagtaacctagggtatacagaaatgagtaaatgacgttaaaatccacttctgggtccacttagtgtgtgcttgggctgagcattgaagccttcatgtgtagagaccttttttggagttaaacgccagctttcatgccagtttgggcgtttaactccaatctttatgccagttccagcgttaaacgctgggaattctaaagctgatttgcaacgacggtttgggccatcaaatctcgggtaaagtatggactattatacattgctggaaagcccaggatgtctactttccaacgccgttgagagcgcgccaattgggcttctttagctccagaaaatctacttcgagtgcagggaggtcagaatccaacagcatctgcagtccttttcagcctctgaatcagatttttgctcaggaccctcaatttcagccagaaaatacctgaaatcacagaaaaacacacaaactcatagtaaagcccagaaaagtgaattttaactaaaaactaataaaaatatactaaaaactaactagatcatactaaaaacatactaaaaacaatgccaaaaagcgtacaaattatccgctcatcaacgaccATTGGATTTCAGCCTAGAGTGTGTAAGGTTGGTGCTCCatttgccaataatgcaaggagactcacatccttacactagaagagtcaattttgatcaGAGGCTTGACCGAGTCCTTttagacatttgtgtggaaggagctcagtggaagagggatgctcaaggcaagcctatccaactaagaacgcttgacctcaagcctgtagctagagaatggttggaattcatccaacgttctATCATCCCAACTAGCAATTGGTCAGAAGTGACCTTTGACAGAGCCATCATAATTCATTTCATCATGATTGGgagtgaggtggaggtacatgagataatacctcaagagttgtacaagaaagctgaaaagccttccaccttagcaaggttggcatttccccaccttatatgtcacttatgcaattcagcaggaattgtcatagaaggagacattgccattaaggaggacaagcccatcactaaacgaaggatggagcaaactagagagcctaCACATGCACCCAAACAAGAGCATGTGCAgttgcctcaacaagaaatccctgagatgcc
Coding sequences within it:
- the LOC112801681 gene encoding uncharacterized protein isoform X2; the encoded protein is MQFGSFYLHQSWMEKHFCIHLYPEWPGVSSWLLFVRAIQELWQWWSRLLRVVVDTEEEEAVVMVLATAAVVGTTAEAVVEAITTVGILGFCKGLPNKLSLKNIEKVTRRAQEQFQMVLEEKSRLSLFVFIFIFLLFMFYFLSLIFLLL
- the LOC112801681 gene encoding uncharacterized protein isoform X3, encoding MAWCFFLAGKAFCESHSRAMAVVVAVIARGGGYRGGRGGGDGACYSCGGRYNGGGGGGSYNNCGYSGLLQGTAQQALAEKY
- the LOC112801681 gene encoding uncharacterized protein isoform X1, with the protein product MQFGSFYLHQSWMEKHFCIHLYPEWPGVSSWLGKLFVRAIQELWQWWSRLLRVVVDTEEEEAVVMVLATAAVVGTTAEAVVEAITTVGILGFCKGLPNKLSLKNIEKVTRRAQEQFQMVLEEKSRLSLFVFIFIFLLFMFYFLSLIFLLL
- the LOC112801681 gene encoding uncharacterized protein isoform X4 encodes the protein MAWCFFLAAFCESHSRAMAVVVAVIARGGGYRGGRGGGDGACYSCGGRYNGGGGGGSYNNCGYSGLLQGTAQQALAEKY
- the LOC112799725 gene encoding uncharacterized protein — protein: MCILSLIGVEWQYLLIRLKCLIQVTHRHVYPFKCQIFDGRILVSKGIGNSVATWQTCFLVLSGSYLYVFETAESQSYQRYLRIILRMIMKINLFMIVVYWLRWSSVRNEYMYR